One Rhododendron vialii isolate Sample 1 chromosome 2a, ASM3025357v1 genomic region harbors:
- the LOC131315958 gene encoding calmodulin-like protein 3 yields the protein MPTIFLRIFLVYHLLNTALLFLVPKKLRTYLPSSWYPQQQQQQQQTPPTNATSPPPPPPPARILRKMDTAELRRVFQMFDKKGDGRITKMELNDSLENMGIFILDPELSLMIEKIDVNGDGCVDIDEFGALYQSIMEERDEDEDMREAFNVFDQNGDGFITVEELRSVLASLGLKQGRTVEDCKRMILKVDVDGDGTVDFNEFKQMMRGGGFAALS from the coding sequence ATGCCAACCATTTTCTTGAGGATTTTCCTTGTTTACCACCTCCTAAACACAGCCCTCCtatttttggtccccaaaaagCTCAGAACTTATCTCCCATCCTCTTGGTAcccacaacaacaacagcaacaacaacaaacgCCACCCACCAACGCCACCTCtcctccaccaccgccgccgccggcCCGTATCCTCCGGAAGATGGACACGGCCGAGCTCCGACGGGTATTCCAGATGTTCGACAAGAAGGGCGACGGGCGAATCACGAAGATGGAACTCAACGACTCGCTGGAGAACATGGGGATATTCATCCTGGACCCAGAGCTGAGTCTAATGATTGAGAAGATCGACGTTAACGGAGACGGGTGCGTGGACATTGACGAGTTCGGAGCTCTGTACCAGtccataatggaggagagagacgAAGACGAAGATATGAGGGAGGCTTTCAACGTGTTTGATCAAAACGGAGATGGGTTTATAACGGTGGAGGAGTTGAGATCTGTTCTGGCTTCTTTGGGGTTGAAGCAGGGGAGGACTGTGGAGGATTGCAAGAGGATGATTCTGAAAGTGGACGTGGATGGTGATGGTACGGTTGATTTCAACGAGTTTAAGCAGATGATGAGAGGTGGTGGTTTTGCTGCTttgagttga